A genomic stretch from Lathyrus oleraceus cultivar Zhongwan6 chromosome 2, CAAS_Psat_ZW6_1.0, whole genome shotgun sequence includes:
- the LOC127122665 gene encoding uncharacterized protein LOC127122665 gives MSQRDKETFEEYVHRWRELAAQISPPLEEKEITKIFLKTLSSFYYECMIASAPNDFIETVNMGMRLEEGVREGRFSIEEASANNKYRSGETNSVIMERQRNPYVKKSSRSYQQHHQVSFVIPLFANNFSVQSPRSHPPMPEPLSWWYKPDQHYAYHHGALGHDIENCFPLKYEVQRVVRSEIMSFEDRVLNVKANPLPVHGNSSVNMVDGCPGEYKIYDVQRIRRSLVELHKTLCQISECKHDHDGCIICSVNPRGCMIVKRDIQRLMDEGMIHINQARNPDDDMNVIIPVFKTPERVVIQYDSSKRSNKSVSLVVIWLVGPVPYIYDKVMPYKYDATMIKDGKEVPLPTTTSIVSIIDVVKVTQSDRVFSMVFRKAVENVVVGKKAEVVVPLLDPINTPIC, from the exons ATGTCTCAGAGAGACAAAGAGACATTTGAAGAATATGTGCATAGATGGAGAGAGCTAGCCGCTCAGATCAGTCCTCcattggaagaaaaagaaataaCTAAGATCTTTCTtaagactttgagttcattttactatgagtgtatgattgctagtgctccaAATGATTTCATCGAGACagtgaacatggggatgcgtctagaggaaggtgtccgtgagggCAGATTCTCTATAGAAGAAGCGTCAGCTAATAATAAGTATAGGAGtggagaaactaattcagtgaTTATGGAGAGGCAAAGGAATCCTTATGTTAAGAAGAGTTCCAGATCttatcaacaacatcatcaagTGTCTTTTGTCATTCCATTATTTGCCAATAATTTTTCTGTTCAATCA CCAAGAAGTCATCCACCTATGCCTGAACCTCTAtcgtggtggtataagcctgatcaacaTTATGCCTATCATCATGGGGCACTaggccatgatattgagaactgtttTCCGTTGAAATACGAGGTTCAACGAGTGGTAAGAAGTGAGATaatgtcctttgaggaccgtgtgCTGAATGTTAAAGCCAATCCGTTACCCGTTCATGGTAACTCCTCTGTaaatatggtggacggttgtcccgGTGAGTACAAAATTTATGATGTTCAACGTATCAGAAGATCCTTGGTAGAGCTTCATAAGACTTTGTGTCAGATTAGTGAATGCAAGCATGATCATGACGGTTGTATCATTTGTAGTGTCAATCCACGTGGGTGCATGATTGTGAAGAGGGATATTCAAAGGTTaatggatgaaggtatgattcacATCAACCAAGCTAGAAATCCGGatgatgatatgaatgtgatTATTCCAGTTTTCAAAACTCCTGAACgagtggtgattcagtatgatagcagtaAGAGAAGCAATAAATCGGTATCGTTGGTAGTGATATGGTTGGTGGGCCCAGTCCCGTACATATATGATAAAGTTATGCCTTATAAGTACGATGCTACTATGATCAAAGATGGGAAAGAGGTTCCTCTTCCAACGACTACTTCAATAGTAAGCATCATTGACGTTGTCAAGGTGACCCAAAGCGATCGAGTGTTCAGTATGGTATTTCGGAAGGCTGTCGAGAATGTTGTAGTTGGAAAGAAGGCCGAGGTGGTTGTTCCTTTGTTGGATCCTATTAACACTCCAATCTGTTAG